From Candidatus Nitricoxidivorans perseverans, the proteins below share one genomic window:
- the phoB gene encoding phosphate regulon transcriptional regulator PhoB produces MPANILVVEDEPAIQALIAANLRRAGHAVTAALDAETALARINEALPDLILLDWMLPGMSGLELARRLRAEPRTRGVPVIMLTARGDERDKIQGLETGADDYVTKPFSPRELLARIQAVLRRQRPQAAEAAVEIGGLRLDPSTHRVTADGQAINLGPTEFRLLHFLMTHSERVHSRAQLLDQVWGDHVFVEERTVDVHIRRLRGALEPSRLDTLVQTVRGSGYRFSASE; encoded by the coding sequence ATGCCCGCCAACATCCTCGTGGTCGAAGACGAACCCGCGATCCAGGCGTTGATCGCCGCCAATCTCAGGCGCGCCGGCCACGCGGTCACCGCGGCGCTCGATGCCGAAACCGCGCTGGCCCGGATCAACGAGGCCCTGCCCGACCTGATCCTGCTCGACTGGATGCTGCCCGGCATGAGCGGTCTCGAACTGGCGCGCCGCCTTCGCGCCGAACCGCGCACCCGCGGCGTTCCCGTCATCATGCTGACGGCGCGCGGCGACGAGCGCGACAAGATCCAGGGCCTGGAAACCGGCGCCGATGACTATGTCACCAAGCCCTTCAGCCCGCGCGAGCTACTGGCCCGTATCCAGGCCGTGCTGCGCCGCCAGCGGCCGCAGGCCGCCGAGGCGGCCGTCGAGATCGGCGGGTTGCGCCTCGATCCGTCCACGCATCGGGTCACCGCCGACGGACAGGCGATCAACCTCGGGCCCACCGAATTCCGGCTGTTGCATTTTCTGATGACCCATTCGGAGCGCGTCCATTCGCGCGCCCAGCTGCTCGACCAAGTCTGGGGTGACCACGTCTTCGTCGAGGAGCGCACGGTCGACGTGCATATCCGCCGCCTGCGCGGCGCGCTCGAACCCAGCCGACTCGATACCCTCGTCCAGACCGTGCGCGGCAGCGGCTACCGGTTCTCGGCGTCCGAATGA
- a CDS encoding DUF3365 domain-containing protein: protein MNRIALLLAAAALPAFADEAKLLEEARAVATSIPPKLLNVLSEEIARGGPAGAIGVCREKAPQMARAASEKTGWAIRRVSLKNRNPKAVPDAWEKAVLEDFDRRAAGGEKPVGMERGEIVAEGNAKTYRYMKALPTQDLCLDCHGAAERISPAVKARLKELYPDDKAVGYGPAEIRGAITLRKPL, encoded by the coding sequence ATGAACCGAATCGCCCTGCTGCTCGCCGCCGCCGCCCTGCCCGCCTTCGCCGACGAGGCCAAGCTGCTGGAGGAAGCCCGCGCCGTGGCCACCTCCATCCCGCCCAAGCTGCTGAACGTCCTGAGCGAGGAAATCGCCAGGGGCGGCCCGGCAGGCGCCATCGGCGTCTGCCGCGAGAAGGCGCCCCAGATGGCCAGGGCCGCCTCCGAAAAGACCGGTTGGGCCATCCGCCGCGTCAGCCTGAAGAACCGCAATCCCAAGGCCGTGCCCGACGCCTGGGAGAAAGCCGTCCTCGAGGACTTCGACCGGCGCGCTGCCGGCGGCGAGAAACCCGTCGGCATGGAGAGGGGCGAGATCGTCGCGGAGGGGAACGCCAAAACGTATCGCTACATGAAGGCCCTGCCAACCCAGGATCTCTGCTTGGACTGCCACGGCGCGGCCGAGCGCATCAGCCCGGCGGTCAAGGCCAGGCTCAAGGAACTCTATCCGGACGACAAGGCCGTCGGCTACGGCCCCGCTGAAATCCGCGGCGCCATTACCCTTAGGAAGCCCCTCTGA
- the ubiE gene encoding bifunctional demethylmenaquinone methyltransferase/2-methoxy-6-polyprenyl-1,4-benzoquinol methylase UbiE, which translates to MAQTHFGFEQVPEHEKAKRVEGVFSSVAGKYDLMNDLMSAGLHRLWKAFTLQVAAARPGERVLDVAGGTADLSSAFAKQVGPTGEVWLTDINNAMLTRGRDRLIDEGVVTPVAQCDAEKLPFPADCFDVVTVAFGLRNMTHKEVALAEMRRILRPGGRLLVLEFSKVWEPLAPAYDLYSFKLLPWLGQRIVGDADSYRYLAESIRMHPDQETLKAMMETAGLSRVEYFNLTAGVVALHRGYKL; encoded by the coding sequence ATGGCCCAGACACACTTCGGCTTCGAGCAGGTTCCCGAGCACGAGAAAGCCAAGCGCGTCGAGGGCGTTTTTTCCTCGGTGGCGGGCAAGTACGACCTCATGAACGACCTGATGTCGGCGGGCCTGCACCGGCTCTGGAAGGCCTTCACGCTCCAGGTCGCGGCGGCGCGCCCCGGCGAGCGCGTGCTGGATGTCGCCGGCGGCACCGCCGACCTCTCCTCCGCCTTCGCCAAGCAGGTCGGCCCCACGGGCGAGGTCTGGCTGACGGACATCAACAACGCCATGCTGACCCGCGGACGCGACCGGCTGATCGACGAGGGCGTCGTGACCCCCGTCGCCCAGTGCGACGCCGAGAAGCTGCCCTTCCCGGCCGACTGTTTCGACGTGGTAACGGTGGCCTTCGGCCTGCGAAACATGACGCACAAGGAGGTGGCGCTCGCCGAGATGCGCCGCATCCTGCGGCCCGGCGGCCGCCTGCTGGTGCTGGAGTTCTCGAAGGTATGGGAGCCGCTCGCGCCCGCCTACGACCTCTACTCCTTCAAGCTCCTGCCCTGGCTGGGCCAGCGGATCGTCGGCGATGCGGACAGCTATCGCTACCTGGCTGAATCCATCCGCATGCACCCTGACCAGGAAACCCTCAAGGCCATGATGGAGACGGCTGGCCTCTCGCGCGTCGAATATTTCAACCTGACCGCGGGCGTCGTCGCCCTGCACCGCGGCTACAAGCTGTAA
- a CDS encoding DUF971 domain-containing protein, with translation MAGIDHNTPIPTEIKLHQSSRLMEIRFSDGAHFRLPYEFLRVCSPSAEVRGHGPGQETLQTGKRDVEITNIEAVGNYAVKLIFSDGHDSGLYSWDWLYDLGNRQDELWQDYLDRLEAAGGSRDIDSSMRPPKSACGSGGCGH, from the coding sequence ATGGCCGGCATCGATCACAACACCCCGATCCCCACCGAGATCAAGCTGCACCAGAGCTCGCGCCTGATGGAGATCCGCTTCTCCGACGGCGCGCATTTCCGGCTGCCCTACGAGTTCCTGCGCGTTTGCTCGCCCTCCGCGGAAGTGCGCGGTCACGGCCCCGGCCAGGAGACCCTGCAAACGGGCAAGCGCGACGTCGAAATCACGAACATCGAGGCCGTCGGCAACTATGCGGTCAAGCTGATCTTTTCCGACGGCCACGACTCCGGCCTCTACTCCTGGGACTGGCTCTATGACCTGGGCAACCGCCAGGACGAGCTTTGGCAGGACTACCTCGACCGCCTGGAGGCGGCCGGCGGCAGTCGGGACATCGATTCTTCGATGCGCCCACCCAAGTCCGCCTGCGGCAGCGGCGGCTGCGGACACTAA
- a CDS encoding Tim44-like domain-containing protein, whose protein sequence is MKNTFIALFAALLGLGFSLASFDAEARRLGGGQSFGMSRSGSAMQRPAAPAPSATPKPGAAPQPAGASRWLGPIAGLAAGIGLAALLSHFGLGEGMANMLMILLLVFGAVFLFRMLSRKQQPALRPAGGAHAPMRFEPAAAPGGATTWSPPSMPADFDAEGFLRQAKINFLRLQAANDAGNLEDIREFTTPEVFAEIMMQFDERKRAAQVTDVARLDAELTDLVTEEGRHVASVRFHGEIREDGTSEAFDEVWHLIKPVDGGAGWKIAGIQQFQ, encoded by the coding sequence ATGAAAAACACGTTCATCGCCCTGTTCGCCGCGCTGCTGGGCCTGGGCTTCAGCCTCGCCTCCTTCGACGCCGAAGCACGGCGCCTGGGCGGCGGCCAGTCCTTCGGCATGAGCCGCAGCGGCAGCGCCATGCAGCGTCCAGCCGCGCCGGCGCCCTCGGCCACACCCAAACCGGGCGCCGCGCCGCAACCCGCCGGCGCCAGCCGCTGGCTCGGCCCGATCGCCGGGCTGGCCGCGGGCATCGGGCTGGCGGCCCTGCTGTCGCACTTCGGCCTGGGCGAAGGCATGGCCAACATGCTGATGATTCTCCTGCTGGTCTTCGGCGCGGTCTTCCTCTTCCGCATGCTCTCCAGGAAGCAGCAGCCGGCCCTGCGCCCCGCGGGGGGCGCCCACGCGCCGATGCGATTCGAACCGGCCGCCGCGCCGGGCGGCGCAACGACATGGTCGCCCCCGAGCATGCCCGCCGATTTCGACGCGGAGGGCTTTCTGCGCCAGGCCAAGATCAACTTCCTGCGCCTCCAGGCCGCCAACGACGCCGGCAACCTCGAAGACATCCGGGAATTCACCACGCCGGAGGTGTTCGCGGAGATCATGATGCAGTTCGACGAGCGCAAGCGCGCGGCCCAGGTGACCGACGTGGCCCGGCTCGACGCCGAGCTCACCGATCTGGTCACGGAGGAGGGCCGCCATGTCGCCAGCGTCCGCTTCCACGGCGAGATTCGCGAAGACGGCACGTCGGAAGCCTTCGACGAGGTCTGGCATCTGATCAAGCCCGTGGACGGTGGCGCCGGCTGGAAGATCGCCGGTATCCAGCAATTCCAGTGA
- a CDS encoding F0F1 ATP synthase subunit epsilon, with translation MALTVHVDVVSAEESIFSGLAEFVVLPGETGELGILPGHMPLMTRIKPGAVRIKRQGVEQEELIFVAGGILEVQPGVVTVLADTAIRGRDLDEAKATEAKKKAEEAMASRESEFDYARAQAELVEAAAQLAALQRMRKRTH, from the coding sequence ATGGCACTCACCGTACACGTCGATGTCGTCAGCGCCGAGGAGTCGATCTTCTCCGGGCTGGCCGAGTTCGTCGTCCTGCCGGGCGAGACGGGTGAACTGGGGATACTCCCCGGCCACATGCCGCTGATGACGCGCATCAAGCCCGGCGCCGTGCGCATCAAGCGCCAGGGCGTGGAGCAGGAGGAGCTGATCTTCGTCGCCGGCGGCATCCTCGAGGTGCAGCCCGGTGTGGTCACCGTGCTGGCCGACACGGCCATCCGAGGCCGGGACCTGGACGAGGCCAAGGCCACCGAGGCCAAAAAGAAAGCCGAGGAAGCCATGGCCAGCCGCGAGTCCGAATTCGATTACGCACGCGCGCAGGCCGAGCTGGTCGAGGCGGCAGCCCAACTGGCCGCGCTCCAGCGCATGCGCAAGCGCACGCACTGA
- a CDS encoding PAS domain S-box protein, which produces MRDKKELQERAVREAAEGRPLLELALELGVSTTTLRRWISASEARTKARGSARKVATSLSREKYSEASQRMRLLIHALEQSPATIIVTDADGRIIYANPKFTETTGYSTDEAIGQTPRFLKSGFTPPEEYHRLWKTIRAGKEWRGEFRNKRKDGSLYWERASISPVFDAEGRIANFMAVKENITEYKEAEAARQQAEERFRAVVTAMAEGVLLLDPEGRIVLFNAAAEGMLGHMGEQMAGRRLDELNLRWLSERGETVPMESHPVRRAVKKGETIRQSVYALLPPSGELRWISINAGPVSTSSGAQSTTVVSFSDITERKGAEERLKLVGSAFDNSVEAIMITDGDNRIVSVNAAFSEITGYSRGEVIGKSPSLLASGRHSKAFYRDMWEALAAAGRWQGEIWNRRKDGRLYPAWLSISVVRAADGSVDQYVTLFFDMSERSDRIRGAS; this is translated from the coding sequence TTGCGCGACAAGAAGGAACTACAGGAACGGGCGGTACGCGAGGCCGCCGAGGGCAGGCCGTTGCTGGAACTGGCGTTGGAGCTGGGCGTTTCCACGACGACCCTGCGGCGCTGGATCAGTGCATCCGAAGCCAGGACGAAAGCGCGGGGCAGCGCCAGGAAAGTGGCCACCTCGCTGTCCCGCGAGAAGTATTCCGAGGCCAGCCAGCGCATGCGCCTCCTGATCCATGCCCTGGAGCAAAGCCCGGCGACCATCATCGTCACGGACGCCGACGGCAGGATCATCTACGCCAACCCGAAATTCACCGAGACCACCGGCTATTCCACGGATGAGGCCATCGGCCAGACGCCCCGGTTCCTGAAATCCGGCTTCACCCCGCCCGAGGAGTACCACAGGCTCTGGAAGACCATCCGCGCCGGCAAGGAGTGGCGCGGCGAGTTCCGCAACAAGCGCAAGGACGGCTCGCTCTACTGGGAGCGTGCGTCGATCTCTCCCGTCTTTGACGCCGAGGGGCGCATCGCCAACTTCATGGCGGTCAAGGAGAACATCACCGAATACAAGGAAGCCGAAGCGGCGCGGCAGCAGGCGGAAGAGCGCTTCCGGGCGGTCGTCACCGCCATGGCGGAAGGCGTGCTGCTGCTCGACCCGGAAGGCCGGATCGTCCTTTTCAACGCCGCCGCCGAGGGCATGCTGGGCCACATGGGGGAACAGATGGCGGGCCGGCGCCTCGATGAGCTGAACTTGCGCTGGCTGAGCGAACGGGGCGAAACAGTGCCGATGGAATCCCACCCGGTGCGGCGTGCCGTGAAGAAGGGCGAGACCATCCGTCAATCCGTCTATGCCCTGCTGCCGCCGAGCGGCGAACTGCGCTGGATTTCCATCAATGCCGGCCCCGTTTCGACAAGTTCGGGAGCACAGTCCACCACCGTCGTTTCCTTCAGCGACATCACCGAACGCAAGGGTGCCGAGGAGCGCCTGAAGCTCGTAGGCTCGGCGTTCGACAACAGCGTCGAAGCCATCATGATCACCGACGGCGACAACCGCATCGTCTCGGTCAATGCCGCCTTCAGCGAGATCACCGGCTACTCGCGCGGCGAAGTGATCGGCAAGTCGCCCAGCCTGCTGGCTTCGGGACGGCACAGCAAGGCTTTCTACCGGGACATGTGGGAGGCTCTGGCGGCGGCCGGGCGCTGGCAGGGCGAGATATGGAACCGGCGCAAGGACGGCCGGCTCTATCCGGCCTGGTTGTCGATCTCCGTGGTGCGCGCCGCGGACGGCAGCGTCGACCAGTACGTCACCCTGTTCTTCGACATGTCCGAACGCAGCGATCGGATCAGAGGGGCTTCCTAA